GCGCAGGCGGGCTCCCATGGGGAAGACCCGCTGTTCGAGCTCGGCATGGCCGGCCGTGAACTCCTGGTGGAGCTTGCGCCCGCGCTCCAGGCCAGCACCGGGATCGACATCGGGCTCTGGCAGGAGGGGATCACCCGGCTGGCGGTGGACGATGCCGACGCCGGGTACCTGCGTGCCCAGGTGGCCTGGCAGCGGCAGAAGGGACATGCCTGCGACTGGTTCGACGCCGCCGAGGTGAAGGCACGGTGGCCCTGGATGGGGCCGAGCAGCGGCGCCCTGTGGGCGGCGCGGGACGCGGCCCTGCACCCGGGGCGGCTGGTCGAAGCGCTCACCCAGGATGCCGTGCGACTCGGCACGACGGTGATCCAGGACCGGGTCAGCGCGGTGGAGCGGCGCGGCGACCGGGTCACCGGGGTCATCGGCCGGGAGAGCTACGCCGCGGCGGACGTCATCGTGGCCGCGGGGCCCTGGTCACGGCTGGTGGGTGGCATGCCGCGGCCGCTGGCGGTGGAGCCGATCCGGGGCCAGATGGCCGCCCTGGCCTGGCCGGAGGGAGTGCCGCGCTCCATCGTGCTCGGTCGCGGCTGCTACCTGGCCAGCCGCGACGGCGAAGCGATCGTGGGCAGCTCCATGGAACATGCCGGATTTGCCCCCGAGGTCACGGCGGCAGGCCTGGCGGACCTCTTCACGGGCGTGAGCGCACTCTGCCCCGCCCTGGCCCGGGGGGAAGTGCTGCGGACCTGGGCAGGGCTTCGCCCGGTGACCCCTGACGGCCTCCCCATCATTGGCCGCGAGCCCCGCCTCTCCGGGCTCTGGTACGCCACCGGCCACGGTCGCAACGGGGTCCTGCTCGCCGCCATCACCGGCGTGGTGCTGGCGCGGCTGCTCAACGGCGAGAACGAGATCGAGCACCTGGCGGCGCTGCGCCCCGAGCGCTTCTACAACTGGTAGCCTGACGGCCTCCCGCCCGGCCGCCCCCCGAGCCCGCGCCCCGGCGCGGGCTCGCGCGCGTCAGGGCCCCGGTCAGTGGGCGTGGTCGTGGGGCTCGCCGGCGTGCCCAGGTTCCTCCAGCTCGGGATGGGCATGATCGTGCTCCGGCCGGTCGTGCGCGTGCGAGTGCGCGGGCGCCTCGCTGGTGGGGTCCACCCCGTGCGGGCCATGGCCGTGCGGGTGAGAGTGCCGGTGCGCGTGCAGGTGGCGATGCTCGTGGCCATGCGGGTGGCTGTGCACCGTGTCGCCGTGCCGGTGCTCGTGCGCATGCGCATGGACGTGCGGGTGGGCGTGACCGTGTTCGTGCTCGTGCTCGTGCGGGTGGTCGTGCGGCGCCCCCGTGTCGGGGTGCGGGTGTTCGTGGGACAGGCCCTTGCGGTAGGGCATGGTCTCGGCCTCCATGACCAGTGGACGGTGCGCTGCAGGCCGGGAGGCACTGCCTCCCGGCTTGCTCAAACCTATCGCGCCGAGCGCCCGGCGGTCAGAGTCCCCACGCCAGCGACACCCGGACCTGCCGCGGCTCCGCGGGATGGAAATGCACGTCGTCGACGCCGGCGGCTGGCTCCCCCGGGAGGCGCGAGGCGTAGTAGTACTGGATGTCCCGGTCGCGGGAGTTGAGCAGGTTGAGGATGCTGGCCTCGAGGCGCACGCCGGAGAACCGGTATCCCAGTTCCGCATTCACCAGCGTCGACGCGCGGGCCCGGACGCTGTTGTCCTCCACCAGCGCGTACGAGCCGAACCGGCGCAGCCGCACGGTGGCGAACGGCCC
The Gemmatimonadota bacterium DNA segment above includes these coding regions:
- a CDS encoding FAD-dependent oxidoreductase; translated protein: MPCALEGRGGLPGDGVLDLVRGGRGKHPEHQVDQEAQERQPQDFAEQADHDAEEPEDQLQRHPGHDGQHGKPDQVAEHAIFPQRKSDVVASTVDVPESFVTGPVTQLYDVIVVGGGPVGAACARELANTGRKVLLLERDGDEGEGWRAAAGMLAAQAGSHGEDPLFELGMAGRELLVELAPALQASTGIDIGLWQEGITRLAVDDADAGYLRAQVAWQRQKGHACDWFDAAEVKARWPWMGPSSGALWAARDAALHPGRLVEALTQDAVRLGTTVIQDRVSAVERRGDRVTGVIGRESYAAADVIVAAGPWSRLVGGMPRPLAVEPIRGQMAALAWPEGVPRSIVLGRGCYLASRDGEAIVGSSMEHAGFAPEVTAAGLADLFTGVSALCPALARGEVLRTWAGLRPVTPDGLPIIGREPRLSGLWYATGHGRNGVLLAAITGVVLARLLNGENEIEHLAALRPERFYNW